From the Lolium rigidum isolate FL_2022 chromosome 2, APGP_CSIRO_Lrig_0.1, whole genome shotgun sequence genome, one window contains:
- the LOC124691865 gene encoding protein S-acyltransferase 24-like, with protein MASEIEVLEDTTATAAAVVTTAVATGVAEADAAEESLKDDVYTGAAYGDLEKLHRLVEREGRSVTDPDGLGYHALQWAALNNRVAAAQYILEHGADVNAIDHTGQTALHWSAVRGHIQVAELLLKEGAKVDAADLYGYQTTHVAAQYGQTAFLYHIIAKWNADPDVPDNDGRSPLHWAAYKGFADSIRLLLFLGAYRGRQDKEGCTPLHWAAIRGNMESCTVLVQVGKKEDLMVQDNTGLTPAQLAADKNHRQVAFYLGNARKVHERGCGGNSYYVKLSKLGLAPVLWCIIIGLIVAYIHSVIAGQYNTNMTLLLGLFSWLGVFLAIVGLVMFYRCSRKDPGYINKNIRDTQSQRDDEPLLKRGLDNPELLAGNWSQLCITCKIVRPIRSKHCSTCDRCVEQFDHHCPWVSNCIGKKNKWEFFMFLILEVSAMIITGVTAIIRIVGDPASPASFGGWLDYSATNHPWVVSFLVMDLFLFFGVITLTLVQASQISGNITTNEMANALRYSYLRGPGGRFRNPFDHGVRRNCSDFFLKGYNEDIEKVEQTLHPDEEMATIQMTRSAVPQNGESMPLHGNGADQCCADSQANSKSHRHVSSSKCCNHSKKADKTPLGLGLGLGRNNPATRYARNLLPL; from the exons ATGGCGTCGGAGATCGAGGTGCTCGAggacaccaccgccaccgccgccgccgtcgtcaccACCGCCGTCGCCACCGGAGTGGCCGAGGCGGACGCGGCGGAGGAGTCGCTCAAGGACGACGTCTACACGGGCGCCGCCTACGGGGACCTCGAGAAGCTGCACCGCCTCGTCGAGCGGGAGGGCCGCTCCGTCACGGACCCCGACGGCCTCGGCTACCACGCGCTCCAGTGGGCCGCCCTCAAcaaccgcgtcgccgccgcccagtACATCCTCGAG CACGGAGCAGATGTAAATGCTATCGACCATACAGGGCAAACAGCACTTCACTGGAGTGCAGTGCGTGGGCATATTCAAGTTGCAGAACTGCTTCTGAAAGAAGGAGCTAAGGTGGATGCTGCTGATTTATATGGATATCAG ACCACACATGTTGCAGCACAGTATGGTCAGACAGCATTTCTTTATCACATTATTGCAAAATGGAATGCTGATCCTGATGTCCCTGACAATGATGGCAGAAGTCCTCTTCACTG GGCTGCTTATAAGGGTTTTGCAGATTCCATACGTCTCCTTTTGTTTTTGGGCGCTTATAGGGGACGGCAAGATAAAGAAG GTTGTACTCCTTTACATTGGGCTGCCATTCGGGGGAATATGGAGTCGTGCACTGTGCTAGTTCAGGTTGGTAAGAAGGAGGACCTTATGGTGCAAGACAATACTGGGTTAACTCCAGCCCAACTTGCTGCTGATAAGAATCACCGGCAAGTTGCATTTTACCTT GGGAATGCTAGAAAAGTGCATGAAAGAGGATGTGGTGGGAACAGTTATTATGTGAAGCTATCAAAATTAGGACTTGCCCCTGTTCTTTGGTGTATTATTATTGGCTTAATTGTTGCATATATACATTCAGTTATCGCAG GACAATACAACACTAATATGACGTTATTACTTGGCTTGTTTTCATGGTTGGGAGTTTTCCTTGCAATAGTTGGACTGGTTATGTTTTATAGATGTAGCAG GAAAGATCCTGGTTACATCAACAAGAACATAAGAGACACACAAAGTCAAAGAGATGAT GAACCTTTGTTGAAGAGGGGTCTAGATAACCCAGAACTTCTGGCTGGCAATTGGTCTCAACTGTGTATTACTTGCAAA ATTGTTAGACCCATACGCTCAAAACACTGCTCTACATGTGATCGATGTGTTGAGCAATTCGATCATCACTGCCCTTGGGTATCAAATTGCATAGGAAAG AAGAACAAATGGGAGTTCTTTATGTTTCTTATCCTAGAAGTCTCTgcgatgatcattactggtgttaCGGCCATCATAA GAATCGTAGGAGATCCAGCCTCTCCAGCATCATTTGGTGGATGGCTTGACTATTCAGCTACAAACCATCCTTGGGTGGTGTCTTTTCTTGTAATGGATCTCTTCCTTTTCTTTGGTGTTATAACTCTAACATTAGTTCAAGCGTCACAG ATATCCGGAAATATAACAACAAATGAGATGGCAAATGCCCTGAGGTACAGTTATCTCAGAGGCCCAGGTGGTCGGTTCAGAAATCCATTTGACCACGGGGTGCGTAGGAACTGTTCTGACTTCTTCCTGAAGGGGTACAATGAGGATATTGAGAAGGTAGAACAGACATTGCATCCTGATGAGGAAATGGCAACGATTCAAATGACAAGAAGTGCAGTCCCGCAGAATGGTGAGAGCATGCCACTTCATGGTAATGGCGCTGACCAATGTTGTGCTGATTCACAAGCCAACTCGAAATCTCATCGCCATGTCAGTTCATCTAAATGTTGCAATCACAGTAAGAAGGCTGACAAGACCCCTTTGGGCCTAGGGTTGGGCCTTGGACGAAACAACCCCGCTACCCGTTATGCACGGAATCTTCTCCCCTTGTGA